The following proteins are co-located in the Mesorhizobium sp. M1E.F.Ca.ET.045.02.1.1 genome:
- a CDS encoding PhoX family phosphatase, translating into MTQSPETRFRTSLLEENDGPPVNPADNRTMGEIIAARFSRRGFLKGSLAVSAIAATVSPLALVAADEARAAEASAFKFDELEAGIDDKHHVAPGYDADVLLRWGDPLFGDSPEFDPVKQSAKAQARQFGYNNDYVGYIPIDGSAEHGLLVVNHEYTNPHLMFPGIVKIVEKDGKKAAEVAPLSKEQVDVEMAAHGGTIVEIRKQGGKWQVVRDGKLNRRIMSTTEMALSGPVAGHDRVKTNADPSGAKVIGTLNNCAGGVTPWGTYVMAEENIHGYFSGDLPEGHREAANYKRLGIPEGAYEWGAHYDRFNLAKEPNEPNRFGWIVEVDVNDPDSVPRKRTAMGRFKHEGAESIVAKDGRVVFYLGDDERFDYVYKFVTAGKFNPIDLAANTDLLDDGTLHVAKFAENGSVEWMPIVFGEGPLTAENGFASQADVLIETRRAADLLGATKMDRPEDIQPNAGNGKVYVMLTNNSKRKAEQVDAANPRAENAFGHIIEIVEDGGDFAATKGKWEVLLKCGDPKVADVGATFSTATTAHGWFGMPDNCAVDSAGRLWVATDGQGPKATGRTDGLWAVDTEGAARATSKLFFRVPIGAEMCGPLFAPDDQTAFVAVQHPGDGGEDWEGFGRPSYYEDPSTRWPDFKPDMPVRPAVVAITRQGGGKIAV; encoded by the coding sequence ATGACCCAATCCCCTGAGACCCGCTTCCGCACCAGCCTGCTCGAGGAGAACGACGGTCCGCCCGTCAATCCCGCCGACAACCGCACCATGGGCGAGATCATCGCCGCGCGCTTTTCGCGCCGCGGATTCCTCAAGGGTTCGCTGGCCGTCTCGGCCATTGCCGCCACGGTCAGCCCGCTGGCGCTCGTCGCCGCCGACGAGGCGCGCGCCGCCGAGGCCTCGGCCTTCAAATTCGACGAGCTCGAGGCCGGCATCGACGACAAGCACCATGTCGCGCCGGGTTACGACGCCGACGTGCTGTTGCGCTGGGGCGATCCGCTGTTTGGCGATTCGCCGGAATTCGACCCGGTAAAACAATCGGCCAAGGCGCAGGCTAGGCAGTTCGGCTACAACAACGACTATGTTGGCTACATCCCGATCGACGGCTCGGCCGAGCATGGCCTGCTGGTCGTCAACCACGAATACACCAACCCGCATCTGATGTTCCCCGGCATCGTCAAGATCGTCGAGAAGGACGGCAAGAAGGCCGCCGAGGTGGCGCCGCTCAGCAAGGAGCAGGTCGATGTCGAGATGGCCGCCCATGGCGGCACCATCGTCGAGATCCGCAAGCAAGGCGGCAAATGGCAGGTGGTGCGCGACGGCAAGCTCAATCGCCGCATCATGTCCACCACCGAGATGGCGCTCTCCGGCCCGGTCGCCGGTCATGACCGCGTCAAGACCAATGCCGATCCCTCCGGCGCCAAGGTCATCGGCACGCTCAACAACTGCGCCGGTGGCGTCACCCCCTGGGGCACCTATGTGATGGCCGAGGAAAACATCCACGGCTATTTCTCGGGCGATCTGCCGGAAGGCCACAGGGAAGCCGCCAACTACAAGCGGCTCGGCATACCGGAAGGCGCCTATGAATGGGGCGCGCATTACGACCGCTTCAACCTCGCCAAGGAGCCGAACGAGCCCAATCGCTTCGGCTGGATCGTCGAGGTCGACGTCAACGACCCGGATTCGGTGCCGAGGAAGCGCACCGCCATGGGCCGCTTCAAGCATGAGGGCGCCGAATCGATCGTCGCCAAGGACGGCCGCGTCGTCTTCTATCTCGGCGACGACGAGCGCTTCGACTATGTCTACAAATTCGTCACCGCTGGTAAGTTCAATCCCATTGACCTCGCGGCCAACACGGACCTGCTCGACGACGGCACGCTGCATGTGGCGAAGTTCGCCGAGAACGGTTCGGTCGAGTGGATGCCGATTGTGTTCGGGGAAGGGCCGCTGACGGCGGAAAACGGTTTTGCCAGCCAGGCCGACGTTCTCATCGAGACGCGACGCGCCGCCGACCTGCTCGGCGCCACCAAGATGGACCGGCCGGAAGACATCCAGCCCAATGCCGGCAACGGCAAGGTCTATGTCATGCTGACCAACAATTCGAAGCGCAAGGCCGAGCAGGTCGACGCCGCCAACCCGCGCGCCGAAAACGCCTTCGGCCACATCATCGAGATCGTCGAGGACGGCGGCGATTTCGCCGCCACCAAGGGCAAGTGGGAAGTGCTCTTGAAATGCGGCGATCCCAAAGTGGCCGATGTCGGCGCCACCTTCTCGACCGCGACCACCGCCCATGGCTGGTTCGGCATGCCGGACAATTGCGCCGTCGATTCCGCCGGCCGTCTCTGGGTCGCCACCGACGGTCAGGGCCCGAAGGCCACCGGCCGCACCGACGGCTTGTGGGCGGTCGACACGGAGGGTGCCGCGCGGGCGACGTCGAAGCTGTTCTTCCGCGTGCCGATCGGCGCCGAAATGTGCGGCCCGCTGTTTGCGCCGGACGACCAGACCGCTTTCGTCGCCGTTCAGCATCCGGGCGACGGCGGCGAGGACTGGGAAGGCTTTGGCCGTCCCTCCTATTACGAGGACCCGTCGACCCGCTGGCCGGACTTCAAGCCGGACATGCCGGTGCGTCCGGCGGTCGTCGCCATCACCAGGCAGGGCGGCGGCAAGATCGCGGTCTGA
- a CDS encoding DMT family transporter — MSEAVKTSSLTGAVSPMIPVLVCALAIFLLSGMDAAMKSLVIAVGVYNTVLWRSMVATLIAGAAWSAGPRSKPTLPVLGVHALRAAVVGIVLLSFFWGLARLPLAEAIGLSFVAPLVALLLAALLLGERIRRQAVWASLAGIAGVAIILAGQFGAASHSQDALFGTAAVLVSTVFYAYNLILSRQQALLAKPVEIMLFQNLCVAIILGLAAPWLAVALPKDLWPHLVGVAVLSLAGQFLMSWSYARAEAQYLIPTEYSAFIWAIALGWFFFGEEVAWTTLAGACLIVAGCLIAARANPKLAEPIEAAV, encoded by the coding sequence ATGAGCGAAGCCGTGAAGACATCCAGCCTGACCGGCGCCGTTTCCCCAATGATCCCGGTGCTCGTATGCGCGCTGGCGATCTTCCTGCTGTCCGGGATGGACGCGGCGATGAAGTCGCTGGTTATCGCGGTAGGCGTGTACAATACGGTGCTGTGGCGCAGCATGGTCGCGACCTTGATCGCGGGCGCGGCCTGGTCGGCGGGGCCGCGCTCGAAGCCCACCCTTCCGGTGCTGGGGGTGCATGCGCTACGCGCCGCGGTTGTCGGCATCGTCCTGCTTTCGTTCTTCTGGGGACTCGCCAGATTGCCGCTCGCCGAGGCGATCGGGCTCAGCTTCGTCGCGCCCCTGGTTGCTCTGCTCCTCGCCGCGCTGTTGTTGGGCGAACGTATAAGGCGGCAGGCTGTATGGGCGTCGCTGGCCGGTATCGCGGGCGTCGCGATCATATTGGCCGGCCAGTTTGGGGCGGCAAGCCATTCGCAAGATGCCCTGTTCGGCACGGCTGCGGTGCTCGTATCGACGGTGTTCTATGCCTACAATCTGATCCTCTCCCGGCAACAGGCACTGCTGGCCAAGCCGGTCGAGATCATGCTGTTCCAGAACCTCTGCGTCGCAATCATCCTCGGTCTCGCCGCGCCATGGCTCGCCGTCGCGCTGCCGAAAGACCTCTGGCCTCACCTCGTCGGGGTGGCGGTGCTGTCGCTCGCCGGCCAATTCCTGATGAGTTGGTCCTACGCCCGCGCCGAAGCGCAATATCTGATCCCGACGGAATACTCGGCCTTCATCTGGGCGATCGCGCTTGGCTGGTTCTTCTTCGGCGAGGAGGTGGCCTGGACCACGCTGGCAGGGGCATGCCTGATCGTCGCCGGCTGCCTGATCGCCGCGCGCGCAAACCCGAAACTTGCCGAGCCGATCGAAGCGGCGGTTTGA
- a CDS encoding lipo-like protein, whose translation MTAPAETLLDRLGRWLAGRLQDESSGYEPYTPSDAETLRRTLQPGDVLLVEGNQKISAAIKYLTQSTWSHSAFYVGDALPLPEDGSERPRLIEVTLGEGCVAVPLSRYRTYNTRICRASGLTPEDRDKVVAFMIGKLGLRYDLKNIFDMLRFFLPTPPVPVRWRRRMLAFGSGDPTRAICSTLIAEAYGQVRYPILPEITRALGRASAQSSYMRREILHIRHHSLYTPRDFDLSPYFRIVKPTLEYGFDYRAVAWGDTATDSEEKAAE comes from the coding sequence ATGACTGCGCCGGCCGAAACCCTCCTGGACCGACTTGGCCGCTGGCTCGCCGGCCGGCTGCAGGATGAATCCTCTGGCTATGAACCCTATACGCCGTCCGATGCCGAAACGCTGCGCCGCACGCTGCAGCCCGGCGACGTCCTGCTCGTCGAGGGCAACCAGAAGATCTCGGCGGCGATCAAGTACCTTACCCAGTCGACCTGGTCGCATTCGGCCTTCTATGTCGGTGATGCCTTGCCGCTGCCCGAGGACGGTTCGGAGCGGCCGCGTCTGATCGAGGTGACCCTCGGCGAAGGCTGCGTTGCCGTGCCGCTCTCGCGCTACCGCACCTACAATACCCGCATCTGCCGGGCGAGCGGGCTGACGCCGGAGGATCGCGACAAGGTCGTTGCCTTCATGATCGGCAAGCTCGGCCTGAGATACGATCTCAAGAACATTTTCGACATGCTGCGCTTCTTCCTGCCGACGCCGCCGGTGCCGGTGCGCTGGCGCCGCCGCATGCTGGCGTTCGGCTCCGGCGATCCGACGCGGGCGATCTGCTCGACGCTGATCGCCGAAGCCTATGGCCAGGTCCGCTATCCGATCCTGCCCGAGATCACCCGCGCGCTCGGCCGCGCCTCGGCGCAGTCGAGCTATATGCGGCGGGAGATCCTGCACATCCGCCATCACTCGCTTTACACGCCGCGCGATTTCGACCTGTCGCCCTATTTCCGTATCGTCAAGCCGACGCTGGAGTACGGCTTCGACTACCGGGCGGTCGCGTGGGGAGACACGGCGACCGATTCGGAAGAAAAGGCCGCCGAGTAG
- a CDS encoding GNAT family N-acetyltransferase, with protein sequence MTHVLDRPIWSALATRHHVFAEGDTLARRYRPSIVPFAATAADDAQSLRALGKLLPPLESAILVQTDEITLPAEIAAVSTASLVQMIAEQPVQAVSDERVQRLTRDDAAEMLALASLTRPGPFTLEALSLGEFWGVKIDGRLAAMAGERMKQPGYTELSGVCSHPDFRGGGLARLLSLFVANRIMARREVPYLHAYASNVAAVGLYQSIGFRLRTTLNMAVIQRAG encoded by the coding sequence ATGACACACGTTCTCGACCGTCCCATCTGGAGCGCGCTTGCGACGCGCCATCACGTCTTCGCGGAAGGCGACACCCTCGCCCGGCGCTACCGGCCGTCGATCGTTCCTTTCGCCGCCACCGCGGCGGACGATGCGCAAAGCCTGCGGGCTTTGGGCAAGCTTCTGCCGCCGCTTGAAAGCGCCATCCTGGTCCAGACGGATGAAATCACCCTGCCCGCGGAGATCGCCGCGGTTTCGACAGCATCCCTGGTGCAGATGATTGCCGAGCAGCCGGTGCAGGCCGTGTCCGACGAGCGCGTGCAACGACTGACACGCGACGATGCCGCCGAGATGCTCGCTCTCGCGTCGCTCACCAGGCCCGGTCCGTTCACGCTGGAGGCCTTGAGCCTCGGCGAGTTCTGGGGCGTGAAGATCGACGGCAGGCTCGCGGCGATGGCCGGCGAGCGCATGAAGCAGCCCGGCTATACCGAGCTCAGCGGCGTGTGCTCGCATCCGGACTTCCGCGGCGGCGGCCTTGCCAGGCTGCTGTCGCTGTTCGTGGCGAACCGGATCATGGCGCGGCGAGAGGTTCCTTATCTCCACGCCTATGCCAGCAACGTCGCGGCCGTCGGACTCTACCAGTCCATCGGCTTCCGGTTGAGAACCACCCTGAACATGGCCGTGATTCAACGCGCGGGGTGA
- a CDS encoding ABC transporter permease: MNLRAVWAIYRVEMGRAFRTVLQSIISPVISTSLYFVVFGSAIGSRINEIDGISYGAFIVPGLMMLSLLTQSISNASFAIYFPKFVGSIYELLSAPVSYLEIILAYVGGAATKSILLGLIILGTASLFVPLRIEHPFWMIAFLVLTAVTFSLFGFIIGIWAKTFEQLQLVPLLIVTPLTFLGGSFYSIHMLPGIWQTITLFNPVVYLISGFRWSFYGKADVSVGVSLGMTLVFLAVCIAIVAWIFRTGYRLRN, translated from the coding sequence ATGAACCTGCGCGCAGTATGGGCGATCTACCGGGTGGAGATGGGGCGTGCGTTCCGCACCGTGCTGCAGAGCATCATCTCGCCGGTGATCTCGACCTCGCTCTATTTCGTCGTCTTCGGCTCGGCCATCGGCTCGCGCATCAACGAGATCGACGGCATCAGCTATGGCGCCTTCATCGTGCCGGGCCTGATGATGCTGTCGCTGTTGACACAGTCGATCTCGAACGCGTCCTTCGCCATCTATTTCCCGAAATTCGTCGGCTCGATCTACGAGCTCTTGTCGGCGCCGGTGTCCTATCTCGAGATCATCCTCGCCTATGTCGGGGGTGCCGCGACCAAGTCGATCCTGCTCGGGCTGATCATCTTAGGCACCGCATCGCTGTTCGTGCCGCTGAGGATCGAGCATCCGTTCTGGATGATCGCCTTCCTGGTGCTGACGGCGGTGACCTTCAGCCTGTTCGGCTTCATCATCGGCATCTGGGCAAAGACCTTCGAGCAGCTGCAGCTGGTGCCGCTCCTGATCGTCACGCCGCTCACCTTTCTCGGCGGCAGCTTCTACTCGATCCACATGCTGCCCGGCATCTGGCAGACGATCACGCTGTTCAACCCGGTCGTCTACCTGATCAGCGGGTTCCGCTGGAGCTTTTACGGCAAGGCGGATGTCTCGGTCGGCGTCAGCCTCGGCATGACGCTGGTGTTTTTGGCCGTCTGCATCGCGATCGTGGCGTGGATCTTCAGGACGGGGTATCGGTTGAGGAATTGA
- a CDS encoding helix-turn-helix domain-containing protein encodes MMTAAQMRAARALAGIDQRTLAERAGVSLPTIQRMEASEGVVRGVVDSLMKVTQALDEIGVELIGESQASERGGRGVRFKAVTAQSPQG; translated from the coding sequence ATGATGACTGCCGCACAGATGCGCGCCGCGAGAGCCTTGGCCGGTATCGACCAGAGAACGCTCGCCGAGCGCGCCGGGGTTTCGCTTCCGACCATACAGCGCATGGAAGCGAGCGAAGGCGTCGTCAGGGGCGTGGTCGACTCGCTGATGAAGGTCACCCAGGCGCTCGACGAGATCGGGGTGGAGTTGATCGGCGAAAGCCAGGCGAGCGAGCGCGGCGGCAGAGGCGTGCGGTTCAAAGCCGTCACGGCACAGAGTCCGCAGGGCTGA
- a CDS encoding alpha/beta hydrolase, producing the protein MTWKLDETVQTSAGTVAAGRLGSGPALVLAHGWPWSSFSWHRIIPDLAGRYRVHWYDMPGYGQSEKDAGQRTSLDVQGKIFAEMLASWDIERPIVIAHDMGGATTLRAHLLHGCDFDRYLLMNVVAMRPWGSEFFDHVGRHVDAFLGLPPHIHRAVVEAYIKGAIVNDIDSGDFEKLVEPWLSEDGRASFYSQFAQADERYTAEIEPMFGDIRCPVKIIWGEDDPWIPLTRGKALHALIPQASFETLPGVGHLPQLEAPDLVLRRLRAFLGG; encoded by the coding sequence ATGACGTGGAAACTCGATGAGACCGTGCAAACATCCGCGGGCACAGTGGCAGCGGGTCGACTGGGCAGCGGGCCTGCACTCGTCCTGGCTCATGGTTGGCCGTGGTCCTCGTTCTCATGGCATCGGATTATCCCGGACCTTGCAGGGCGGTATCGCGTCCATTGGTATGATATGCCCGGATACGGGCAATCCGAGAAAGACGCGGGGCAGCGCACGTCACTCGATGTGCAAGGAAAGATATTCGCCGAGATGCTTGCGTCTTGGGATATCGAACGTCCGATCGTCATCGCCCACGATATGGGTGGAGCGACAACGCTACGGGCGCATTTGCTGCATGGCTGCGACTTCGACCGGTATCTTCTGATGAACGTTGTCGCGATGCGCCCTTGGGGATCGGAGTTCTTCGATCATGTCGGTCGCCATGTGGATGCCTTTCTGGGCCTGCCACCGCATATCCACAGAGCGGTCGTGGAGGCCTACATCAAGGGAGCCATCGTGAACGACATCGATTCCGGAGATTTCGAGAAGCTTGTCGAGCCGTGGCTTTCCGAGGACGGGCGCGCGAGCTTCTATAGCCAATTCGCGCAAGCCGATGAAAGATATACCGCCGAAATCGAGCCGATGTTCGGGGACATACGCTGTCCGGTAAAGATAATCTGGGGCGAGGACGACCCATGGATTCCGCTGACGCGAGGCAAAGCGCTTCATGCGCTGATCCCGCAGGCGTCGTTCGAAACACTGCCTGGCGTCGGCCACCTGCCTCAGCTTGAAGCTCCGGATCTGGTGCTGAGGCGGCTGAGGGCATTTTTAGGGGGATGA
- a CDS encoding helix-turn-helix transcriptional regulator produces the protein MNGPIFEALKRTLKAKGLTYRTLAERMGVSEPTVKRIFHERNCKLDRLMEICAAAEVELENVLGSMSRGPGPANHVAPEIERRLAARPALLFVFIMLSEKFTPEGIMRSQGLSEASMFLYLRDLEELGLVALGRGLSARLLVDTPIQWDFEGPLKPHFETTNKNFIGWAIGHMDGQATFVSFSRRMRPETAEMVRREAEDLAERARLLAHHDQHTTPEDQLVGYKWTFAFGATPFPAIMPIGPHPRDAGARIASGAKGRRPLPA, from the coding sequence ATGAACGGTCCGATCTTCGAGGCGCTGAAACGGACGTTGAAGGCCAAAGGCCTGACCTACCGGACGCTGGCCGAGCGCATGGGCGTTTCCGAGCCGACGGTGAAGCGCATCTTCCATGAGCGGAACTGCAAGCTCGATCGGCTGATGGAGATCTGCGCCGCGGCGGAAGTGGAACTGGAGAATGTGCTGGGCTCGATGAGCCGGGGGCCGGGACCGGCCAACCACGTCGCGCCGGAGATCGAGCGCAGGCTTGCCGCACGGCCGGCGCTGCTCTTCGTCTTCATCATGCTGTCGGAAAAATTCACGCCCGAAGGCATCATGCGCTCGCAGGGCCTGAGCGAAGCCTCGATGTTCCTCTACCTGCGCGACCTGGAAGAACTCGGCCTGGTCGCGCTCGGGCGCGGCCTTTCGGCCAGGCTGCTGGTCGACACGCCCATTCAGTGGGATTTCGAGGGACCGCTGAAGCCGCATTTCGAGACGACCAACAAGAACTTCATCGGCTGGGCGATCGGTCATATGGATGGCCAAGCGACCTTCGTCAGCTTCTCCCGGCGGATGCGGCCGGAAACGGCGGAGATGGTACGGCGCGAGGCGGAGGACCTGGCGGAACGCGCAAGGCTGCTTGCCCATCACGACCAGCACACCACGCCGGAAGACCAGCTTGTCGGTTACAAATGGACCTTTGCCTTCGGCGCGACGCCGTTTCCGGCGATCATGCCGATCGGACCGCATCCGCGCGACGCCGGTGCGCGAATAGCTTCGGGAGCAAAAGGACGGCGGCCGCTGCCGGCCTAA
- a CDS encoding phosphatidylglycerol lysyltransferase domain-containing protein, translating to MPSLRIHIDRFLEGAAPKVPRRELTHLERLALVRRHGDFSLAYSTAVQQKLSYFSDGDGYIAFGTKMKHHFALGDPVVDPADRPGYIKRFVEAAGGPWFVQIGAATAKVLAGLGYRVNRLGVDTRLHLPAHDFSGKRNETVRYSERWLAKKGFSFAEDRANMLLDEVSRLSENWRGERIVKRWEMGFLNRPFADHLGADMRRFVLHGPEGELVAILDFDPLFSDGKVIGYTTAFKRKHVDATPHAEIGLTKFAVDRFREEGVSVVTLGLSPLLDVEPSGFAESNFWRGAFQRAYQSPWVNRSRFNLQGQAAFKRRFHGLEEPTYIAFRKGTPMEMLGLLRLIKAI from the coding sequence ATGCCCTCCCTGCGTATCCATATCGACAGGTTTCTTGAAGGCGCGGCGCCCAAGGTGCCGCGCCGCGAGCTGACGCATCTCGAGCGCCTGGCGCTGGTTCGCCGGCATGGCGACTTCTCGCTCGCCTATTCCACCGCCGTGCAGCAGAAACTGTCCTATTTCAGCGACGGCGACGGCTACATCGCCTTCGGCACCAAGATGAAGCACCATTTCGCCCTCGGCGATCCGGTGGTCGATCCGGCGGACAGGCCCGGCTACATCAAGCGCTTCGTCGAGGCCGCCGGCGGCCCCTGGTTCGTGCAGATCGGCGCCGCCACGGCCAAGGTGCTGGCCGGGCTCGGCTACCGGGTCAACCGGCTTGGCGTCGACACCAGGCTGCACCTGCCGGCGCATGATTTCTCCGGCAAGCGCAACGAAACCGTGCGCTATTCCGAGCGCTGGCTGGCGAAGAAGGGCTTCAGCTTCGCCGAGGACAGGGCCAACATGCTCCTCGACGAGGTCTCGCGGCTGTCCGAGAACTGGCGCGGCGAGCGCATCGTCAAGCGCTGGGAAATGGGCTTCCTCAACCGCCCCTTCGCCGACCATCTCGGCGCCGACATGCGCCGCTTCGTCCTGCATGGCCCCGAGGGCGAGCTCGTCGCCATCCTCGATTTCGATCCGCTGTTCAGCGACGGCAAGGTCATCGGCTACACCACCGCCTTCAAGCGCAAGCATGTCGACGCCACGCCGCATGCCGAGATCGGCCTGACCAAATTCGCCGTCGACCGTTTTCGCGAGGAGGGCGTTTCGGTCGTCACGCTTGGCCTGTCGCCGCTGCTCGATGTCGAGCCGAGCGGCTTTGCCGAATCGAATTTCTGGCGCGGCGCGTTCCAGCGCGCCTACCAGTCGCCCTGGGTCAACCGCTCACGCTTCAACCTGCAGGGCCAGGCGGCCTTCAAGCGCCGCTTCCATGGGCTGGAGGAGCCGACCTACATCGCCTTCCGCAAGGGCACGCCGATGGAGATGCTGGGGCTACTGCGGCTGATCAAGGCGATCTAA
- a CDS encoding MarR family transcriptional regulator, producing MEDILRSLGFLCLGSRLKRVGEQLQADTQRVLDRLDVRIQSSQYPLLAALDRLGPLPVGELAQSLGIAQPGVTRSVSLLTELGLVEVAQSNDDQRRRIVSLSASGQRLMDTAKRDVWPRIEDAVAEVCADLSGPLLGQLAAIEDRLAEIPLDRRAEKAEAVAPKAVAR from the coding sequence ATGGAAGACATCTTGCGATCCCTCGGCTTTCTCTGCCTCGGCAGCAGGCTGAAGCGCGTTGGCGAACAATTGCAGGCCGACACGCAGCGCGTGCTCGATCGCCTGGATGTGCGGATCCAGTCGAGCCAATACCCCCTGCTTGCCGCGCTCGACAGGCTGGGGCCGCTGCCGGTCGGCGAACTGGCGCAGTCGCTCGGCATCGCGCAGCCGGGCGTGACGCGCAGTGTCTCGTTGCTTACCGAGCTGGGCCTGGTCGAGGTCGCGCAATCGAACGACGACCAGCGGCGCAGGATCGTCTCCCTCTCGGCGAGCGGCCAACGGCTGATGGACACCGCGAAGCGCGACGTCTGGCCGCGCATCGAGGATGCTGTCGCGGAAGTATGCGCGGACCTCTCCGGGCCTCTTCTCGGCCAGCTCGCCGCCATCGAGGATCGGTTGGCCGAGATCCCTCTCGACCGCCGTGCGGAAAAAGCCGAGGCCGTCGCGCCCAAGGCCGTCGCGCGATGA
- a CDS encoding phosphatase PAP2 family protein, giving the protein MKSTANALLNRIEFPVLLAGLVIAGGLWGLVELMEVARSTTPHAFDTEILLAFRQAGQPNSPIGPPWLEGAVRDITALGSTSVLVLITSTVIIYLLLIRRPATALFVFVAVAGGQVLSSLLKFEVDRPRPDLVSHLVNETSFSFPSGHAMLSAITYLTLGSLAARFLPDRATKVFLLALAVLVTVLVGTSRVYLGVHWPSDVLAGWCAGFAWAMLCWLAARLLQRHKVMADSE; this is encoded by the coding sequence ATGAAATCGACCGCCAACGCGCTGCTCAACAGAATAGAATTCCCGGTGCTCCTGGCCGGGCTGGTGATCGCCGGCGGGCTGTGGGGCCTGGTTGAACTGATGGAGGTGGCGCGCTCCACCACCCCGCACGCCTTCGACACTGAAATCCTGCTCGCCTTCCGCCAGGCCGGGCAGCCGAACAGCCCGATCGGTCCACCCTGGCTGGAAGGCGCGGTGCGCGACATCACCGCGCTTGGCAGCACCAGCGTGCTGGTGCTCATCACCAGCACGGTCATCATCTACCTTTTGCTGATCCGGCGGCCGGCGACGGCATTGTTCGTGTTCGTGGCCGTCGCCGGCGGACAGGTGCTGTCCAGCCTGCTCAAGTTCGAAGTCGACCGACCGCGACCCGATCTCGTGTCCCATCTCGTCAACGAGACCTCGTTCTCCTTCCCCAGCGGCCACGCGATGCTCTCGGCGATCACCTATCTTACCCTTGGCTCGCTGGCGGCCCGCTTCCTGCCGGACCGCGCGACCAAGGTCTTCCTGCTTGCGCTGGCCGTGCTCGTCACGGTGCTGGTCGGAACCAGCCGCGTCTATCTCGGCGTGCATTGGCCATCGGACGTGCTCGCCGGCTGGTGCGCCGGCTTCGCCTGGGCCATGTTGTGCTGGCTTGCAGCGCGGCTGCTGCAGCGGCACAAGGTGATGGCGGATAGCGAGTGA
- a CDS encoding ATP/GTP-binding protein: MKTLIASTFLAVVGIATVPVAEAGEIWRAGGFEQPESVLFDAANKRIVVSNIVGNPGDADANGYLSLLSLDGKVITRHWVDGMDAPKGMAISGGRLYAADITKVRVVDIASGKLVSTIDVPGAVFLNDMTADASGNVYVSDMLADTIYRLDGDKPELFVKDALLASPNGVFAEGDRLIVASWGKGIGPDFSTAEPGGLLAVDLAGRKVTPLPGAQRFADLDGVVAIGDDIYATAYMTGTLYRYRAGGAPEAIATFKPGSADIGTDGEKIFVPLMGEGAVAALKID, from the coding sequence ATGAAGACCCTCATCGCTTCGACTTTTCTCGCCGTCGTCGGCATAGCAACGGTTCCCGTCGCTGAGGCCGGCGAGATCTGGCGCGCCGGCGGCTTCGAGCAGCCGGAATCGGTGTTGTTCGACGCCGCCAACAAGCGCATCGTCGTCTCCAACATCGTCGGCAATCCCGGCGATGCCGACGCCAACGGCTATTTGTCGCTGCTGTCGCTGGACGGCAAGGTCATCACCCGCCACTGGGTGGACGGCATGGACGCGCCCAAGGGCATGGCGATCTCGGGCGGCAGGCTTTACGCCGCCGATATCACCAAGGTCCGCGTCGTCGACATCGCCAGCGGCAAGCTGGTCTCGACCATCGACGTGCCGGGCGCGGTTTTCCTCAACGACATGACGGCCGATGCCTCGGGCAACGTCTATGTCAGCGACATGCTCGCCGACACGATCTATCGCCTCGACGGCGACAAGCCGGAGCTGTTCGTCAAGGATGCGCTGCTGGCTTCGCCCAACGGCGTCTTCGCCGAAGGCGACCGGCTGATCGTCGCGTCCTGGGGCAAGGGCATCGGGCCCGATTTCAGCACGGCGGAGCCGGGCGGCCTGCTCGCGGTCGATCTCGCCGGCAGGAAGGTGACGCCGCTGCCTGGCGCCCAAAGATTCGCTGATCTCGACGGCGTCGTCGCCATCGGCGACGATATCTACGCCACCGCCTACATGACCGGCACGCTCTATCGCTACCGTGCCGGCGGCGCGCCGGAGGCGATCGCCACCTTCAAACCGGGCAGCGCCGATATCGGCACCGACGGTGAAAAGATCTTCGTGCCGCTGATGGGCGAAGGCGCCGTCGCGGCGCTGAAGATCGACTGA